The Ascaphus truei isolate aAscTru1 chromosome 18, aAscTru1.hap1, whole genome shotgun sequence genome window below encodes:
- the LOC142469226 gene encoding histone H4 — protein MTGRGKGGKGLGKGGAKRHRKVLRDNIQGITKPAIRRLARRGGVKRISGLIYEETRGVLKVFLENVIRDAVTYTEHAKRKTVTAMDVVYALKRQGRTLYGFGG, from the coding sequence ATGACTGGTCGCGGCAAAGGAGGAAAAGGGCTCGGGAAAGGCGGTGCCAAGAGGCACAGGAAGGTTCTTCGTGACAATATCCAAGGCATTACCAAACCAGCGATCCGCCGCCTGGCTCGCAGAGGAGGAGTGAAGCGCATCTCCGGCCTTATCTATGAAGAGACCCGTGGGGTGCTCAAGGTTTTCCTGGAGAATGTGATCCGGGACGCGGTCACCTACACCGAGCACGCCAAGAGGAAGACAGTCACCGCTATGGACGTGGTGTATGCGCTCAAGCGCCAGGGCCGCACTCTGTACGGATTCGGAGGCTAA